The following proteins are co-located in the Paenibacillus sp. JNUCC32 genome:
- a CDS encoding energy-coupling factor transporter transmembrane component T family protein, translated as MNIWNPVRITWLHRANPVVKLGLICALFFMTVLTHDLDFVMYQAFIFMICLVVLSGVKPWKMLLFFIPFLLAFISSASSMMLFGKGETIWWEWGLFRVSEESFYRGLHLGFKGIAFASEGLLLVTTTSSVDLFYSLMQKLRLAPKYAYSFMASIRLLPMVWEEYVIRRQALKVRGVRPIRGVRGMVNRAGMYVVPLLAQSIRRAHRVAAAMEAKQFDGDRAKARTYYYPSRYSRYDLLVVGLLAAAACCAYIAAGYFPWFGIGDVRFD; from the coding sequence ATGAATATATGGAATCCTGTGCGGATCACTTGGCTGCACCGGGCGAATCCGGTGGTGAAGCTGGGACTGATCTGTGCGCTGTTTTTTATGACGGTGCTGACCCATGATCTTGATTTCGTCATGTATCAGGCCTTTATCTTTATGATTTGCCTCGTGGTGCTCAGCGGGGTGAAGCCGTGGAAGATGCTGCTGTTTTTCATTCCGTTCCTGCTTGCCTTCATATCGTCCGCCTCTTCCATGATGCTGTTCGGTAAGGGGGAGACGATCTGGTGGGAATGGGGATTGTTCCGGGTATCGGAAGAAAGCTTCTATCGGGGACTGCATCTGGGCTTTAAGGGGATTGCCTTTGCGTCAGAAGGGCTGCTGCTCGTGACGACAACGTCCTCGGTGGATTTGTTCTACAGCCTGATGCAGAAGCTGAGGCTGGCGCCGAAGTATGCGTACAGCTTCATGGCCTCGATCCGGCTGCTGCCGATGGTCTGGGAGGAATATGTGATCCGCCGCCAGGCTTTGAAGGTACGGGGAGTCCGCCCGATTCGGGGAGTTCGCGGCATGGTGAACCGTGCAGGCATGTATGTGGTGCCGCTGCTGGCGCAAAGCATCCGCCGGGCACACCGGGTGGCTGCTGCGATGGAGGCGAAGCAATTTGACGGGGACCGGGCGAAGGCCCGAACGTATTATTACCCGTCACGATATTCCCGCTACGATCTTCTGGTCGTCGGTTTACTGGCAGCCGCCGCCTGCTGCGCCTATATTGCGGCCGGATATTTTCCTTGGTTCGGCATTGGCGACGTGCGGTTTGATTAA
- a CDS encoding PLP-dependent aminotransferase family protein: protein MELGLPFETYVEQYRYKYLALYHAIRAAIHSGKLPEGTRLPATRELARLYGVSRGSAAQCYDMLMAEGYVVSRQGSGTYVAEGIAATAGQPPLAERAPALSAWGQRLMSQSGEYVSAQLLLKEPPPGTISFANARMPMEDFPYSEWRSALSYAGGSGGAELQNGAPPEGDIELRRAIAGHLRFTRGIQADPEHIVVFSGSMQGLVLIFQLLVDPGDHVVMEDPGYQGIHRGISLSGGIPLPSPVDDAGLIPCEWDAGLLVVSPSRQYPTGAVLPLERRRALLNWARSRQAFIIEDDYDSEFRWGGKPIEPLKMLDDEGRVIFVGSFSKTMFTGLRIGYAVLPPSLVEAVVQAKALYEPISPAVLEQRALARFIVRGGYGRHLRRMTRLYGARYEALRHGMETHASGLFRLHPGDAGLHVYANWLRSAEEYALFQEAARKRGVMFRDAAAYHRTPGPPAACFGFSHLGISSIEEGVARMALAWRDMQKT, encoded by the coding sequence ATGGAGCTTGGATTGCCGTTCGAGACCTATGTGGAACAATATCGATATAAATATTTGGCTCTGTACCACGCGATTCGCGCCGCGATTCATAGCGGCAAGCTGCCGGAAGGCACGAGGCTTCCCGCAACCCGCGAGCTGGCCAGGCTCTACGGGGTGTCCAGGGGATCGGCCGCGCAGTGTTATGACATGCTCATGGCCGAGGGCTACGTCGTATCCCGGCAGGGCAGCGGAACATACGTGGCCGAGGGAATCGCTGCCACGGCAGGCCAGCCACCATTGGCCGAGCGGGCGCCGGCGCTCTCCGCTTGGGGGCAGCGACTGATGAGCCAAAGCGGGGAATATGTCTCGGCACAGCTGCTGCTGAAGGAGCCTCCCCCGGGTACGATCTCTTTCGCGAATGCGAGGATGCCCATGGAGGATTTCCCTTATTCGGAGTGGCGGAGCGCGTTATCCTATGCAGGCGGAAGCGGGGGAGCCGAGCTGCAGAACGGAGCGCCGCCGGAAGGGGATATCGAACTGCGCCGGGCGATAGCCGGACACCTTCGGTTCACGCGGGGCATACAGGCGGATCCCGAGCATATCGTGGTTTTCAGCGGTTCCATGCAGGGGCTTGTCCTGATATTCCAACTGCTGGTTGATCCCGGCGATCACGTGGTGATGGAGGATCCGGGTTATCAGGGAATCCACCGGGGCATAAGCTTGAGCGGAGGAATTCCGCTGCCGTCCCCTGTCGACGATGCCGGATTGATTCCGTGCGAATGGGATGCCGGCCTGCTTGTCGTAAGCCCCAGCCGTCAATACCCGACGGGCGCGGTGCTGCCGCTGGAGCGAAGAAGGGCGCTGCTGAATTGGGCGCGAAGCCGTCAGGCCTTTATTATCGAGGATGATTACGACAGCGAATTCCGCTGGGGCGGCAAGCCGATCGAACCTCTGAAAATGCTGGACGACGAGGGACGCGTCATCTTTGTCGGCTCATTCTCCAAAACGATGTTCACCGGCCTCCGCATCGGTTATGCCGTGCTTCCCCCGAGCCTGGTTGAGGCGGTCGTTCAGGCCAAGGCCCTGTACGAGCCGATCTCGCCAGCCGTATTGGAGCAGCGCGCCTTGGCCCGCTTTATTGTAAGGGGAGGTTACGGGAGGCATCTCAGAAGAATGACCCGGCTGTACGGCGCGCGGTATGAGGCGCTTCGCCATGGGATGGAAACCCATGCCTCGGGCTTGTTTCGCCTTCACCCCGGCGATGCCGGCCTTCACGTTTACGCGAACTGGCTGCGCTCCGCGGAAGAGTATGCCCTGTTCCAGGAGGCTGCCCGCAAGCGCGGCGTCATGTTTCGGGATGCGGCGGCCTATCATCGTACGCCCGGGCCGCCTGCCGCCTGCTTCGGCTTCTCGCATCTCGGCATATCCAGCATCGAAGAAGGGGTTGCCCGGATGGCGCTGGCATGGCGGGACATGCAAAAAACATAA
- a CDS encoding helix-turn-helix domain-containing protein: protein MLNASPSSFIIMPALAKIVCEPGWKWQKRERPMQNYDLFYVWSGEGTVELNDEPFTVGKGSCFLFRPGDHTSATHNPQKPLVLTYIHFDVTDPVEEIPASYRKLTETMDFEYLLARYVRLYLDKPYGSLEEGQLILKQLMIHLLRSDLDAPVVKKASNQLSEAIHEIANYVRQHPGVPHRVEDLAARAGLSPRYFSIKFKELIGTPVQSYIIQMRIERAQHLLLHQGMNVTEVADALGYRDIFFFSRQFKQYTGKSPSEIR from the coding sequence ATGCTGAATGCATCGCCGTCTTCGTTTATAATCATGCCTGCGCTTGCCAAAATCGTTTGCGAGCCGGGCTGGAAATGGCAAAAACGCGAAAGGCCCATGCAGAACTACGATTTGTTCTATGTATGGAGCGGCGAAGGCACGGTCGAGCTAAATGACGAGCCCTTTACCGTGGGAAAGGGAAGCTGCTTCCTGTTCCGACCCGGAGATCATACGAGCGCGACGCACAATCCGCAGAAGCCGCTCGTATTGACATATATCCATTTTGACGTGACCGACCCGGTCGAAGAGATTCCGGCATCTTATCGCAAGCTGACGGAAACGATGGATTTCGAATATTTGCTTGCACGCTATGTGCGTTTGTATCTGGACAAGCCCTATGGTTCACTGGAAGAGGGCCAGCTCATTCTGAAGCAGCTGATGATTCATCTGCTGCGCTCGGATCTGGATGCGCCGGTGGTCAAAAAAGCAAGCAATCAGCTGTCCGAGGCGATCCATGAAATCGCGAATTACGTCCGCCAGCACCCGGGGGTTCCCCATCGGGTCGAGGATTTGGCGGCCAGAGCGGGGTTGTCTCCCCGCTACTTCTCGATCAAGTTCAAGGAGCTGATCGGCACGCCGGTGCAATCCTATATCATTCAGATGCGGATCGAGCGGGCGCAGCATCTGCTGCTGCATCAAGGGATGAACGTAACGGAAGTGGCCGACGCGCTGGGTTATCGGGATATTTTCTTCTTCAGCCGACAATTTAAGCAGTATACGGGCAAGAGCCCATCCGAAATTCGGTGA
- a CDS encoding TetR/AcrR family transcriptional regulator translates to MRERILNETIRLIQRQGFTFTVSDLARGLAISKRTIYEHFSSKEEIVEHIIDGMIRHIQQREREIAADETLTVLEKIHQILICLPQEMEKMDLGMLPDLKRSHYPQWEKLDTFFREEWGIVTELMEQGMAEGSIKRIHMPLFIDLYLGSLHQIYDSRATVKHQLPLGELLQSVMDILLFGIAAEKRKGS, encoded by the coding sequence TTGCGCGAGCGAATATTAAATGAAACGATCCGTTTGATTCAGCGGCAGGGGTTTACGTTTACGGTCAGTGATCTGGCCCGCGGCCTTGCGATTAGCAAACGGACGATTTATGAGCATTTTTCATCCAAGGAAGAAATCGTTGAGCATATCATTGACGGGATGATTCGTCACATCCAGCAGCGCGAACGCGAAATTGCGGCGGACGAGACGCTTACCGTTCTGGAGAAAATCCATCAGATCCTGATCTGCCTGCCTCAGGAGATGGAGAAGATGGATTTGGGGATGCTGCCGGATCTGAAGCGGTCGCATTATCCGCAGTGGGAGAAGCTGGACACCTTTTTCCGGGAAGAATGGGGCATTGTCACCGAGCTCATGGAGCAGGGCATGGCCGAGGGCAGCATCAAACGGATTCATATGCCGCTGTTCATCGACCTGTACCTTGGGTCGCTCCATCAGATTTACGATTCGAGGGCGACGGTGAAGCATCAACTGCCGCTGGGGGAGCTGCTGCAGTCCGTCATGGATATTTTATTGTTCGGCATTGCCGCTGAGAAACGGAAGGGGTCTTGA
- a CDS encoding sensor histidine kinase, with translation MVAVLLIVVIMLALLNVMQWMGRKKRAKQLGYIIDKLNTIEDSSSQEQLLLFTEDPGYRRLLIAINHLLLQTRQSETGFMRTEIAMRRMLANISHDLKTPLTVVLGYIETLNQKADLPMEERERLLDKVHTKTVEIVELINRFFDLAKLESGDKEMPLTRIHINEISRNSMLMFYDLIESEGLQADIDIPETPLYAWGNEEGLTRAFNNVLSNAIRYGSQGKVIGMKLRDEQGRVLIDIWDKGKGIHERDQELIFERMYTLEDSRNKRFQGSGLGLTITKRLIELMGGEIRVTSKPYERTVFTISLKKLS, from the coding sequence GTGGTTGCCGTTCTGCTGATTGTTGTGATCATGTTGGCGTTGCTGAATGTGATGCAGTGGATGGGTCGGAAAAAAAGAGCTAAGCAGCTCGGCTACATCATCGATAAACTGAATACGATTGAGGATTCGTCCTCGCAGGAGCAACTGCTGCTTTTTACGGAGGATCCAGGATATCGTAGACTGTTGATTGCCATCAATCACTTGCTTTTGCAAACCAGGCAGTCCGAGACAGGATTTATGCGTACAGAAATCGCGATGCGCCGGATGTTGGCAAACATATCGCATGATTTGAAGACGCCGCTTACTGTGGTGCTCGGTTATATCGAAACGTTGAACCAGAAGGCCGACTTGCCAATGGAGGAAAGGGAGCGGCTACTGGATAAGGTGCATACGAAGACTGTAGAGATCGTAGAGTTGATCAACCGTTTTTTTGACCTGGCCAAGCTGGAATCGGGGGATAAGGAGATGCCCCTGACCCGCATACATATCAATGAAATTTCCAGAAACAGCATGCTGATGTTTTATGATCTAATCGAATCCGAAGGGTTGCAGGCTGACATCGATATTCCGGAAACGCCGCTTTATGCATGGGGCAATGAAGAAGGACTAACCCGCGCATTTAACAATGTGCTGAGCAATGCGATCCGTTATGGTTCACAGGGCAAGGTGATCGGCATGAAGCTGCGGGATGAGCAGGGCCGGGTGCTTATCGACATTTGGGACAAAGGCAAAGGTATTCATGAACGGGATCAAGAGCTTATTTTCGAGCGGATGTATACGCTGGAGGATTCAAGGAATAAAAGATTCCAGGGCAGCGGTTTGGGTCTGACGATTACGAAAAGACTGATCGAGCTGATGGGCGGGGAAATTCGCGTCACAAGCAAGCCGTATGAACGGACCGTTTTCACGATCTCGTTAAAGAAGCTATCGTAG
- a CDS encoding DMT family transporter produces MHWVYLSLAILFEVAGTLNMKLSEGFSKPLPSVLLVVFYICSLSFLTLSLKQIEISVAYAIWSGLGIMIITLIGYMFFAEQINGLKVFSILLIIAGVVLLNLSGSAHAQDQPKMHQSGH; encoded by the coding sequence ATGCATTGGGTCTATCTAAGTTTGGCTATTCTGTTCGAGGTGGCGGGCACGCTGAACATGAAGCTGTCGGAAGGATTCAGCAAACCGCTGCCAAGCGTGCTGCTGGTCGTGTTCTATATTTGCAGCTTGAGCTTCCTGACATTGAGCCTGAAGCAGATTGAAATATCCGTGGCTTACGCGATCTGGTCGGGACTCGGGATCATGATCATTACGCTGATCGGTTACATGTTCTTTGCGGAGCAGATCAACGGGCTCAAGGTATTCTCGATTCTGCTGATCATCGCGGGCGTTGTGCTGCTCAATTTATCCGGCAGCGCGCATGCGCAGGATCAACCGAAGATGCACCAGTCCGGTCATTGA
- a CDS encoding response regulator transcription factor, giving the protein MVESYLTMEGFQVVLAKDGEEALERFAKRDYDLVLLDMMLPKISGMDFLKKIREKSHVPVLIVSAKDGEVDKALGLGFGADDYITKPFSMIELTARVKAAIRRVTAYVIAPPTEQNKIIRVHELEMDLDHLTVTKNGQEIKLTAKELQILKLFMTNPKKVFTKQHIFTSVWNDDYFGDENVINVHMSRLRDKIEDQPSDPQYIKTLWGIGYRLGEF; this is encoded by the coding sequence ATGGTAGAGAGCTATTTGACGATGGAAGGTTTTCAGGTGGTGCTTGCCAAAGACGGAGAGGAGGCGCTCGAGCGGTTTGCGAAGCGAGATTATGACCTCGTACTGCTGGATATGATGCTGCCCAAGATCAGCGGCATGGATTTTCTTAAAAAAATCAGGGAGAAAAGCCATGTGCCGGTACTGATCGTATCCGCAAAGGATGGGGAAGTGGACAAGGCGCTCGGCCTTGGTTTTGGCGCGGATGACTATATTACGAAACCTTTTTCGATGATTGAGCTGACGGCGAGAGTGAAGGCCGCTATCCGCCGCGTGACGGCTTATGTAATAGCACCCCCAACTGAGCAAAATAAAATCATCCGGGTCCATGAACTAGAGATGGATCTGGATCATTTGACCGTGACCAAAAACGGCCAGGAGATCAAGCTGACGGCCAAAGAACTGCAAATCTTAAAGCTGTTTATGACGAATCCGAAAAAGGTATTCACCAAGCAGCACATTTTCACATCCGTCTGGAATGACGACTATTTCGGCGATGAAAATGTCATTAATGTGCATATGAGCCGTTTGCGCGACAAAATTGAAGATCAGCCCTCCGATCCGCAGTACATCAAAACGCTGTGGGGCATCGGCTACCGTTTGGGGGAATTTTAG
- a CDS encoding ABC transporter ATP-binding protein, producing the protein MSKTAARLVSSSTAEAVTEQAVHVEGLRLKYPGEERLMFKDLSFSAARGEKVLLLGPSGCGKSTLLQVLSGMIPRATEVPMKCEAQLVPRSWGYVFQDPDTQFCMPYVDEELAFVLENLSVPRDEMKERMQAVLHEVGLDLQELHMPIGHLSQGMKQRLALASALLLEPEVLFLDEPSALLDPEGREQIWSAVKAVSEGRTLIIVEHRIEEMAQYVDRVVLFTPDGAILGDGPPAAIFAEYASELQAYGIWYPGVWEDYAESRAGRELFAPVDAPGDELGSLMPEADSSYAHLGEPVIRLDDFRGLRWEKPVVSLSSAEVYPGDFIAVIGPNGAGKSSLLLSLMGLLRAEGTYVLCGEEVIQGKRRTVRKKRERQLRQIGFVFQNPELQFLTERIGDEVMYSLLVDHMPPEEAKARADRCLERFGLDGMDNRHPYQLSTGQKRRLSVATAMARQPAVLLLDEPTFGQDARNTFAILEMCERLRRSGTAILMVTHEMEIAQRAATHIWEIREGRLTSSLPSPRWCSGTESGRETGNANHADASRDTLAASGHLHTGVNA; encoded by the coding sequence ATGTCTAAAACCGCCGCCCGCTTGGTTTCGTCTTCAACCGCGGAGGCGGTTACGGAGCAGGCCGTGCATGTGGAGGGATTGCGCCTGAAGTATCCGGGCGAGGAGCGTTTGATGTTTAAGGACTTGTCCTTCTCGGCTGCCCGCGGGGAAAAGGTGCTGCTGCTCGGTCCGAGCGGCTGCGGCAAATCCACGCTGCTTCAGGTGCTTAGCGGGATGATTCCCCGCGCCACGGAGGTGCCGATGAAATGCGAAGCCCAGCTGGTGCCTCGCTCTTGGGGATATGTATTCCAAGATCCGGATACCCAGTTCTGCATGCCGTACGTGGATGAAGAGCTGGCCTTCGTGCTGGAGAACCTCAGCGTTCCCCGCGACGAGATGAAGGAGCGAATGCAAGCCGTCCTGCATGAGGTTGGGCTTGACCTTCAGGAGCTGCATATGCCGATCGGTCATCTGTCGCAGGGGATGAAGCAGAGGCTTGCGCTGGCTTCGGCCCTTCTGCTGGAGCCGGAGGTGCTGTTCCTCGATGAGCCGTCCGCCCTGCTCGACCCGGAAGGCAGGGAGCAAATCTGGTCAGCGGTGAAGGCCGTATCGGAAGGGCGTACGCTGATTATCGTGGAGCACCGGATTGAAGAAATGGCCCAATACGTGGACCGCGTGGTGCTGTTCACCCCGGATGGCGCCATTCTGGGCGATGGTCCGCCGGCAGCGATATTCGCCGAATATGCGAGCGAGCTTCAGGCGTATGGCATCTGGTATCCCGGCGTATGGGAGGATTATGCGGAGTCTCGGGCAGGAAGGGAGCTGTTTGCTCCGGTAGACGCGCCAGGCGATGAGCTGGGAAGTCTCATGCCTGAGGCAGACTCATCGTATGCCCACCTTGGGGAGCCTGTCATTCGGTTAGATGATTTCCGGGGACTGCGATGGGAGAAACCGGTCGTCTCTCTTTCTTCGGCTGAGGTATATCCCGGAGATTTCATTGCGGTGATCGGGCCCAACGGCGCAGGCAAAAGCTCGTTGCTGCTCAGTTTGATGGGGCTCCTGCGCGCCGAAGGGACCTATGTGCTCTGCGGGGAGGAGGTCATCCAGGGCAAGCGCAGGACAGTGCGGAAGAAGAGAGAGCGGCAGCTGCGCCAAATCGGATTCGTGTTTCAGAATCCGGAGCTTCAGTTTCTGACGGAACGTATCGGCGATGAGGTGATGTACTCGCTGCTGGTGGACCATATGCCGCCGGAAGAAGCGAAGGCACGGGCCGACCGCTGCCTGGAACGCTTTGGGCTGGACGGCATGGATAACAGGCACCCGTACCAGCTGTCGACAGGCCAGAAGCGCCGGCTGAGCGTTGCCACGGCCATGGCAAGGCAGCCGGCCGTCCTGCTCCTGGATGAACCGACCTTCGGACAGGATGCGCGGAACACGTTCGCGATTCTGGAGATGTGCGAACGGCTGCGCCGCTCCGGAACCGCCATTCTCATGGTGACCCATGAAATGGAGATCGCGCAGCGGGCGGCCACGCACATCTGGGAGATTCGGGAAGGGCGGTTGACGTCAAGTTTGCCTTCCCCGCGCTGGTGTAGCGGGACGGAATCCGGACGGGAGACGGGCAATGCGAATCACGCCGATGCGTCGCGGGATACGCTGGCTGCATCCGGTCATCTCCATACGGGGGTGAATGCATGA
- a CDS encoding SDR family oxidoreductase encodes MVTAGAGKVALVTGASSGFGLLISLELAKAGYDVAAGLRRPEAAAELLAQAEQADVTGRIHIFRLDICAEEQVKAAASALEQKFGRLDVLVNNAGEAVGGMVEEVPLGGWRKQMETNFFGTVSVTQHMLPLLRKTGRSKIVLMSSISGRVGFPGYGPYAASKFALEGFGESLSMELMPFGIDVVLVQPGAYGTPIWNKSFGELAVKEGSPYSGLLKGVLDYSERTARESGDPQEVARLVASISSMTKPRFRYTLPRGTRLTARIKGLLPDRLFQRIIYRLLNRR; translated from the coding sequence GTGGTAACGGCGGGAGCAGGGAAGGTTGCGCTGGTCACGGGCGCGTCGAGCGGGTTCGGACTGCTGATCAGTCTGGAGCTGGCAAAAGCAGGTTATGACGTGGCCGCGGGTCTTCGCAGACCTGAGGCGGCAGCAGAGCTGTTGGCTCAGGCTGAACAAGCAGATGTTACCGGGCGTATTCACATCTTCCGATTGGATATATGTGCCGAGGAGCAGGTCAAGGCTGCTGCTTCGGCGCTGGAGCAGAAGTTCGGCCGCTTGGACGTGCTGGTGAACAACGCCGGCGAGGCGGTGGGCGGCATGGTGGAGGAAGTGCCGCTGGGGGGCTGGCGAAAGCAGATGGAGACGAATTTCTTCGGGACCGTATCGGTGACGCAGCATATGCTCCCGCTGCTGCGCAAGACCGGACGGTCCAAAATCGTTCTCATGAGCAGCATTAGCGGCAGGGTCGGCTTTCCGGGTTATGGTCCCTATGCGGCGTCCAAATTTGCGTTGGAGGGGTTCGGCGAGAGCCTGTCCATGGAGTTGATGCCCTTTGGCATCGATGTCGTGCTGGTCCAGCCCGGTGCCTACGGCACGCCGATCTGGAATAAGAGTTTTGGGGAGCTGGCGGTCAAGGAAGGATCACCCTACAGCGGTCTGCTGAAGGGCGTGCTGGACTATTCCGAGCGGACGGCCAGGGAAAGCGGAGATCCGCAGGAGGTAGCCCGTCTTGTGGCAAGCATATCGTCCATGACCAAACCGAGGTTCCGCTATACGCTGCCCCGAGGCACGCGGCTGACCGCGCGGATCAAGGGACTGCTGCCGGATCGGCTGTTTCAGCGGATCATTTACCGGCTGCTGAACAGGCGGTAA
- the asd gene encoding archaetidylserine decarboxylase (Phosphatidylserine decarboxylase is synthesized as a single chain precursor. Generation of the pyruvoyl active site from a Ser is coupled to cleavage of a Gly-Ser bond between the larger (beta) and smaller (alpha chains). It is an integral membrane protein.) gives MAKQLLRLMTELSSRKWLSRIMGHCSHSRLSRHLIPAFIRIYQIPAHEAEKEIHEYRSLNEFFSRRLKIGLRAIDDTADAMVSPVDATISAMCAVNAGTILSVKGQDYTLSELLAKSPRMENYINGYAFVLYLSPTDYHRIHSPVTGIQAESEHLKGRVYPVNDFAMTHIRNVLSRNERLITYIAHEFGEVAVVKVGAMNVSSIRYADESVKKYDIGDELAYFEFGSTVVLLTENGTFTPRGDLEPGSKVKMGELLGLLHPSTARKG, from the coding sequence ATGGCTAAACAATTGCTGCGTCTGATGACCGAGCTGTCCTCCCGCAAGTGGCTGTCCCGCATCATGGGGCATTGTTCCCACAGCCGGCTGAGCCGTCATCTAATACCTGCATTTATACGAATCTACCAAATCCCGGCGCATGAAGCGGAGAAGGAGATCCACGAATACCGTTCGTTGAACGAATTCTTTTCCCGCCGGTTAAAAATAGGCCTGCGCGCCATAGACGACACCGCCGATGCCATGGTAAGCCCCGTCGATGCCACGATTTCGGCGATGTGCGCCGTCAACGCCGGCACCATCCTCAGCGTCAAGGGACAGGATTATACCCTGAGCGAGCTGCTCGCCAAGTCACCGAGAATGGAGAATTATATCAACGGTTATGCATTCGTATTGTATTTAAGCCCGACCGACTATCATCGCATACATTCCCCGGTAACCGGCATTCAAGCGGAAAGCGAGCATTTGAAGGGCCGGGTATACCCCGTGAACGATTTTGCGATGACCCATATCCGAAACGTGCTCAGCCGCAACGAGCGCCTCATTACCTATATTGCCCATGAATTCGGCGAAGTTGCGGTCGTGAAGGTCGGAGCCATGAACGTAAGCAGCATCCGTTATGCCGACGAGAGCGTGAAGAAATACGACATTGGCGACGAACTTGCGTACTTTGAATTCGGCTCTACCGTCGTGCTCTTGACGGAGAACGGCACATTTACACCCCGCGGTGACTTGGAACCGGGCTCCAAGGTGAAGATGGGAGAACTGCTCGGTTTGCTGCACCCTTCCACAGCCCGAAAAGGGTAA
- a CDS encoding ECF transporter S component encodes MGTSVQEKLGVQPRKGLRLSDILVTVLVSLVLGVIYHFWGSVYNLLKPLFFEADELLYGMWFAAATLAYLLIRKPGVAIIAEVAAAHVEVLFGSGWGLTLLLYGLIQGLGAELVFAAFRYRSTSAWTVAIAGAGAAVGSMVMDFYYSYTDDLQTWMFLAKYGMRILSGAVIAGLLMLLLAKALDRTGVTSLLRPASKKDYEALDDPRHV; translated from the coding sequence ATGGGAACGTCAGTGCAGGAAAAATTGGGGGTACAGCCTAGAAAAGGGCTGCGTTTAAGCGATATTTTGGTGACGGTGCTGGTATCGCTGGTGCTTGGCGTCATTTATCATTTCTGGGGATCGGTTTACAATCTGCTGAAACCGCTGTTCTTCGAAGCGGATGAACTGTTATACGGCATGTGGTTCGCAGCGGCCACGCTCGCTTACCTGCTGATCCGCAAGCCGGGAGTGGCCATCATCGCGGAGGTGGCGGCGGCCCACGTGGAAGTGCTGTTCGGGAGCGGCTGGGGACTGACGCTGCTGCTGTACGGTCTCATTCAAGGGCTGGGCGCGGAATTGGTATTCGCGGCGTTCCGTTACCGGAGCACCTCGGCGTGGACGGTGGCGATTGCCGGGGCCGGCGCGGCGGTCGGCTCGATGGTGATGGACTTCTATTACAGTTATACCGATGATCTTCAGACCTGGATGTTCCTCGCCAAGTATGGCATGCGGATTCTCAGCGGCGCCGTCATTGCCGGCTTGCTCATGCTGCTGCTGGCCAAAGCGTTGGACCGTACGGGCGTCACATCCCTGCTGCGCCCTGCGTCCAAGAAGGATTATGAAGCACTGGATGATCCGCGTCATGTCTAA